The following coding sequences lie in one Oryctolagus cuniculus chromosome 7, mOryCun1.1, whole genome shotgun sequence genomic window:
- the NT5C1A gene encoding cytosolic 5'-nucleotidase 1A, producing MDAEKPREPQEPREPGPGAETAAAPRWEEAKTFYDNLAPKKKPKSPKPQNAVTVAVSSRALFRMDEEQRIYTEQGVEQYVRYQLEHENEPFGPGPAFPFVKALEAVNRRLRELYPDSEELFDIVLVTNNHAQVGVRLINSINHYDLFIERFCMTGGNSPICYLKAYHTNLYLSADAEKVQEAIDEGIAAATIFSPSRDVTVSQSQLRVAFDGDAVLFSDESERIVKAHGLDRFFEHEKAHENKPLAQGPLKGFLEALGRLQKKFYAKGLRLECPIRTYLVTARSAASSGARALKTLRSWGLETDEALFLAGAPKGPLLEKIRPHIFFDDQMFHVAGAQEMGTVAAHVPYGVAQAPRRTSPPKQAPPAQ from the exons ATGGACGCCGAGAAGCCCCGGGAGCCCCAGGAGCCCCGCGAGCCCGGGCCTGGGGCAGAGACGGCGGCGGCCCCGCGCTGGGAGGAAGCCAAGACTTTCTACGACAACCTCGCGCCCAAGAAGAAACCCAAATCG CCCAAGCCTCAGAATGCGGTCACCGTCGCTGTGTCCTCCCGAGCCTTGTTCCGCATGGACGAGGAACAGCGGATCTACACGGAGCAGGGCGTGGAGCAGTACGTGCGCTACCAGCTGGAGCACGAGAACGAGCCCTTCGGCCCTGGACCCGCCTTCCCCTTCGTGAAG GCTCTGGAGGCTGTGAACAGACGGCTGCGCGAGCTGTACCCAGACAGCGAGGAGCTCTTTGACATCGTGCTCGTAACCAACAACCACGCTCAAGTGGGGGTCCGCCTCATCAACAGCATCAACCACTATG ACCTGTTCATCGAGAGGTTCTGCATGACAGGTGGAAACAGCCCCATCTGCTACCTCAAGGCCTATCACACCAACCTCTACTTGTCAGCTGACGCGGAGAAAGTGCAGGAAGCCATTGATGAAG GCATCGCGGCTGCCACCATCTTCAGCCCCAGCAGGGACGTGACCGTGTCCCAGAGTCAGCTGCGCGTGGCCTTCGACGGGGACGCCGTGCTCTTCTCGGACGAGTCGGAGCGCATCGTGAAGGCCCACGGGCTGGACAGGTTCTTCGAGCACGAGAAGGCTCACGAGAACAAGCCTCTGGCCCAG GGCCCACTAAAGGGCTTCCTGGAGGCGCTCGGCCGGCTGCAGAAGAAGTTCTATGCCAAGGGCCTGCGGCTAGAGTGCCCGATCCGCACCTACCTGGTGACGGCCCGCAGTGCGGCCAGTTCCGGGGCCCGGGCTCTCAAGACCCTGCGCAGCTGGGGCCTGGAGACGGACGAGGCCCTGTTCCTAGCTGGTGCGCCCAAGGGCCCCCTCCTGGAGAAGATCCGCCCACAcatcttctttgatgaccagatGTTCCACGTGGCTGGGGCTCAGGAGATGGGCACCGTGGCCGCCCACGTGCCTTACGGCGTGGCGCAGGCACCCCGGCGAACTTCACCTCCAAAGCAGGCCCCACCTGCACAGTAG